The genomic stretch GCCGTCGCGCGTGCGCAGGAGGCCTGGCCGACGCGATCCATCGCCGTGCTGCTGGGCTACCCGCCGGCGGGCGTCACCGACTTCGCCTCGCGCGGGGTCTGCGAACGCATGGGCCGCGCGCTCGGCCAGACCGTGGTCCTCGAGAACCGCCCTGGTGCCGCGACCGCTGTCGCGAACACCGCCGTCGCGCAGGCGCGCCCGGATGGCTACACGCTGCTGATGGGGACCTCGACGCTGGCGATCAACCCGGCGCTACAACCGGCGCTGACGCCGCGCGACCCGATGCGCGACCTCACGCCGATCGGCATGGTGTTCCGCACCGCCTTCGTGCTGCACGTGCATCCCTCGGTGCCGGCGACCACGCCCGCCGAGCTGATCGCCTATGCGAAGGCCAATCCCGGGAAGCTGAACTTCGGCTCCTCGGGCACGGGCGCGGTGAACCACCTGTGCCTCGAACTGTTCCGCGCGCGCGCGGGGATCGACGTGGTGCACGTGCCCTATCGCGGCGGCGCGCCGGCGCTGCTCGACCTGCGCGCGGGGCGCATCCAGGGCATGTTCAACGCGGTGCAGGAGGCGCTGCCGGCGGTACGCGAAGGCGCCACGCGCGCGCTCGCGATCTCGTCGAAGGAACGTGCGGCAGCCATGCCGGATTTGCCGCCGCTCGCGGATACGCTGGCGGATTTCGACGGCGTGTTCTGGCAAGGGCTGTTCGGCCCCGCGGGCCTGCCCGCGCCGATCGTCGCGCGCGCCGGCGCGGCTTTGCGCGATGCCACCACCGACCCCGCGTTGATCGCGCGCATGGCGGAACAGGGTGTCGCGCTGACCACCGGTGACGACGCCGCGCTGCGCCGCACGCTGGCGGAGGAGACGCAGATGTGGGGCCGCCTCATTCGCGAACAGAACATCCGGCCGGAGTAGCGCCAGGCCTTTGCGCAGGCGCGATCCTTGCTAGGCTTCTGCCTCGCGGGTCCTGCGCCCGCGCAATGGGAGAGGCCGATGAAACCGACTTCACGCCTGGCGACCGGCATCATTGCCGGCGCCGTTGCGTTGTGCGCGGGCACCGCGTTCGCGCAGCAGCCGCGCACCCTGCGCATCGCCATGACCGCGACCGACGTCCCCACCACCACCGGCATGCCCAACAATGGGTTCGAGGGGGTGCGCTTCCTCGGCTACCCGGTGTTCGAATCGCTGGTGCTGTGGGACCTGAGCCGCGGCGACCAGGTGGCGGGGCTGCGCCCGGGCCTGGCGGAACGCTGGGAACAGGACGCCGCCGACCCCAAGGTGTGGCGTTTCCACCTGCGCCGCGGCGTCACCTTCCATGACGGCACGGCGTTCAACGCCGATGCGGTGATCTGGAACCTCGACCGGTATTTCCGCAACGACAGCCCGCAATTCGACGCGACCGGCAGCGCCATCACGCGCGGGCGCATCCCGGTGATGGAATCCTACCGCAAGGTGGATGACTTCACGGTGGAGCTCACCACGTCGCGGCCGGTGTCCTACTGGCCGTACCTGGTCACCTACATCATGCTCACCTCGCCGCAATCCTTCGAGGCCGGCGGGCGCGACTGGGGCCGCGTGGCCGCACTTCCGCCGGCGGGGACAGGGCCGTTCCGGCTGTCGCGCTTCGTGCCGCGGCAATCGGCGGAACTCACGCGCAACGACGGCTACTGGAACGCGGAAGGCCGCGCGCGGCTCGACCGCATCGTGCTGCTGCCGATGCCCGAGGCGAACACCCGCCTCGCGGCCCTGCGGTCGAATCAGGTGGACTGGATCGAGGTGCCGCCGCCCGACGCCATCCCGTCGCTGCGTCAGGCCGGCTTCAACATCGTCACGGGATCCTACCCGCATGTCTGGCCCTGGGTCTTCGCGGTGGGGCGCGACGGCAGCGCGGTGGCCGATGTGCGCGTGCGCCAGGCGCTGAACTACTGCTTCGACCGCGCGAGCATGGTGCAGTTGCTGAACGGCACGGCGGAACCCTCGGTCGGCTTCTTCAAGCCGAACGACCCGAATTTCGGCAGCCCGCAGCACCGCTACCGGCTGGACGCGGCGCGCGGCCGCGCACTGCTGGCCGAGGCGGGGCACACGGCGGCCCGGCCGCTGACCATCCGCATCGGCATTTCGAATTCCGGCTCCGGCCAGATGCTGCCGCTGCCGATGAACGAGTTCCTGCAGCAATCCCTGCAGGAGAATTGCGGCGTGCGGGTGAACTTCGAGGTCGTGGAATGGAACACGCTGCTGGGTGGCCTGCGCGTGGCACCCGACCAGCCGCAATGGCTCCGCGCGGACGCGCTGAACATCTCGCTGGTGTCGTCCGACCCGTCGCAGATGGCGCGCTGGTTCCTGTCGTCGAACTTCTCCCCGCGCGGATCGAACGCCGGGCACTGGCGCGACGAACAATTCGACGCGGCCTTTGCGGCGCTCGAGACGGAACGCGACCCGGCACGTCAGGCGGTGCTGATCCGCACGGCGCATGAACGGCTGGTCGACAATCCGCCCTGGCTGTGGATCGTGCACGACCTCAACCCGCGGGCGATGAGCCGGCGGGTCACCGGGTTCACGCCGGTGCAGTCCTGGTTCGTCGACCTGACGCGGGTCGACCTGCAGTAACAGCGAGGGGGCTTTGCCCCCTCGCGCTTCCCCACCAGGGGGCTGCGGCCCCCTGGACCGCGGGGAGTGGGCGCGGTTCTTGCTGAGCATCTCCCCGATGACGGGCGGCCGCGCCGCCGGCGCAACGGGGAGACCAAATCATGAGCAGACTCCGGCGACTCACCGCCTATGCCTTGGGCGCCACGCTGCTGGCAGGCGCCGGCACCGCGTTGGCGCAACAGCCGCGCACGCTGCGCATCGCCATGACGGCGTCCGACGTGCCCACCACCACGGGCATGCCGAACAACGGCTTCGAAGGCATGCGCTTCCTCGGCTACCCGTCCTTCGAGGCGCTGACGCTGTGGGACCTGTCGGACCCGTCCAAGCCCGCGGGGCTGCGCCCGGGCCTGGCGGAATCCTGGGAACAGGATTCGACCGACCCGCGCATATGGCGCTTCCGCCTACGCCAGGGCGTGACCTTCCACGACGGTACGCCCTTCAACGCGGACGCGGTCATCTGGAACATGGACCGCTACTTTCGCAACGACAGCCCGCAATTCGAACCGGGCGGCAGCGGCATCTCCCGCGCCCGCGTCACGATCCTGGGCGGCTACCGCAAGATCGACGACATGACGGTGGAGATGACCACCACGCGCGTGGCGTCCTATTTCCCCTACATGGTCGTCTACCTGCTGATGACCTCCCCGCAATCCTTCGAGACCGCCGGGCGCGACTGGGCGCGCACCGCGGCCCTGCCGCCGGCCGGCACTGGCCCCTTCCGCCTGTCGCGCTTCGTGCCGCGGCAATCGGCGGAACTCTCACGCCATGACGGCTACTGGGACACGGCACGCCGCGCGCGGCTCGACCGCATCCTGCTGCTGCCGATGCCGGAGGCGAATACGCGCCTGGCCGCACTGCGCTCCGGCCAGGTGGACTGGATCGAGGTGCCGCCGCCCGATGCCATCGCGTCGCTGCGCGCGGCCGGTTTCACCGTCACCACCGGCTCCTATCCGCATGTGTGGCCGTGGTTCTTCCAGATGAATGGGGAGAACACGCCGTTCCGCGACGTGCGCGTGCGCCAAGCGCTGAATTACTGCGTCGATCGTGACGGGTTGGTGCAGTTGCTCAACGGCACGGCGGAGCCCTCGGTCGGCTGGCTGAAGCCGTCCGACCCGGCCTTCGGTGCGCCGGAGCATCGCTACCGCTTCGACGCGGCGCGCGGCCGCGCCATGCTGGCTGAGGCCGGCTTCAACGCGCAGCGGCCGTTGCGTTTCCGGGTGATGATCTCGACCTCGGGCTCGGGCCAGATGCTGCCGCTGCCGATGAACGAGTTCCTCCAGCAGAACCTGCGCGAGGCCTGCGGCGTGCAGGTCGATTTCGAGGTGACCGACTGGTCGAACCTGCTGGTGGCGACGCGCAGCGCGGCCAATGCGCCGGTGGTGGCGAACGTGCAGTCGCTGAACCCGTCCTCGCCGTCCTCCGACCCGTCGGTCATGGCGCGCTACTTCCTGCGCGCCTTCGCGCCGCCCAACGGCTTCAACTGGCCGGGCTTCAGCGACGATGCCTTCGAGGCCGCCTTCGCGCGGCTGGAAGCGGCGCGCACGCCGGCCGAGGCGAATGCCGCCTATGCGCAGGCGCATGCCCGCGTGGTCGACCAGGCGCCCTGGCTGTTCATCGTGCATGACCTGAACCCGCGGGCGATGAGCCGGCGCGTGACGGGCTTCACCTCGGCGCAGTCCTGGTTCCAGGACCTGGTGCCGGTGAATTTGCAGTAAGCTCTCAAACGTCGGGCGGCCGGCATCCGCCGGCCTTGCCTTCGCGCCCCGCACTGTTGCGCGGGGCGCGGCTGACGGGCTGGGCGCGGTCGCGCATTCGCGCTCCCGGCCCGAGGCAAAGGCCTCGGGCCGTTCTGGTGTCGATGCGCCAGGTCAGCGCCCCAGCAGCACCAGCACCACGCCCGAGACCACCACCAGCGCGCCGATCACGTCGGTGCGCTTCATCCGCTCGCGCAGGAAGAAGCGGCTGAACAGCAGCGTGAACAGGATCTCGACCTGCCCCACCGCGCGCACCAACGCGACCGGCGCATAGGCGAATCCGGTGAACCAGCAGGCGGACCCGCAGGCGGACAGCGCGCCGACCTGCGCCGAGGACCGCCAGGTGCGGAACAGGTCCGGGATGGATTTCCGTTCCGTCGCCAGCAGCCACGACCCCTGCATCAGCGTCTGCATGGTGTTGATCACCACCAGTGTCTCGAGGGCGCGCAGCGTGGCATCCGGCCCGTCGAGCGCCTGCGTCGCCGCGCGGATCGCGAGCGCGCATAATGCGAAGGCGAGCCCGGCGCCGAGGCCGTACAGCGCGCTCGGCTGCACCGTGGCGGCCGCGACGTCGCGTAGCGATGCGACGCGCCCCGCCAGCGAAAGATACAGCGTCCCGCCCACCGAGACCGCGATGCCGACCCACGACAGCAACCCGAACGACTCCCCCAGGAACACCAGCGCGATGAGCGCCGCCTGCACCGCCTCGGTTTTGGAATAGGCGGTTCCCACCGCGAATCCGCGATGCCCGAAGGACATGATCAGCAGGTTTGTGCCGATGATCTGCCCGAGTCCGCCCAGCGCGCAAAACAACAGGTAGTCCCAGCTTGGTGCCGAGAGGCTGCCGCCGATGAACGTCAGGTACAGCACCACCAGCAGCACGCCCACCGGCACGCCATACAGGTAGCGCACGACAGCGGCCGCATTGACGCTGAGTTGCCCGCGCAGCTGCTGCTGGAGCGCCGTGCGCCAGGTCTGGAACAGCCCAGCCAGCAGTGTCGCGGCAACCCAGATCGGCATCAGCCGAGCCTCGGGTCGAGCCAGGGCTTCGGCATGGGCTGCCAGGGCATATGTGCGGTCGACCCCAGCAGCCCGATGCCGAGGCCCGGCCCGGAAGGCAGCGCCGCCGTGCCGCGGTCGAAGCGCAGGTCGTGGCCGGATGTCAGCGTGAAGAAATGCTGCGTCTCGCCGAACTGCACCTCGAGCGGCAGCAGGTTCGGGATGGTCGCGCACAGATGCACGGAATGCGCGTGGCACACCGGCCCGGTCGGGTTGTGCGGTGCGACCTCGATGCCCGCGGTCTGCGCCAGCGCGGCGATGCGCCGGATCTCCTCGTGCCCGCCGGCGTATTTGATGTCCGGCATCAGCACGTCGTAGCAGCCGGCCTCGATGACGCTGCGATAGGCGCCGAGTCCGGCGAGCGTCTCGGCACCGGCCAGGCGCATGCCGCGGTCATTCGCCATGGATCGCAGGCGGCAGATCGCGGCATGGTTCGCCTCGCTGACCGGGCATTCCAGCCAGAGCAGCGCGAAGGGCGCCACATCCTGCACCAGGCGCGCGGCACCGCCGGGCGAGAAGCGCCAATGCGCGTCGACCATGACATCGATGCCCGGCCCGACCGCATCGCGCACCGCGGCAATGCGCGCGAGGCCCTGGGCATAGGCGGCGCGCATCACGGGGTCGGCGGCATCCTCCCATATGAAAGGTTCGAATGGCGCGAGCTTCACGGCGCGGAAGCCATCGGCAACCGCGCGCGTGGCCGCGGCGGCGAAGCCCTCCGGCGTGCGCGGGTTGGCGCCGCGATTGATGTTGGCATAGAGCGGCACGACGTCACGCAGCGCGCCACCCAGCAGCGTGTGGATCGGCTGCTGCGCCTGCTGCCCTGCCAGGTCCCACAGCGCCTGTTCGAAGGCCGAGATCACGCTATGCGCCACCAGCCCGCCCGGCGCATGCGGGATCAGCCGCGCGATGCGGTTGCGGTTCAGTGCATCCTCGCCCACCACGATCGCGGCGAGGCGTCCCGCCTCGGCCGCCAGCAGGGCCTCCTGGTTCGCCAGCGTGCATTCGCCGAGGCCCGTGAGGCCGCACGCGCTGCGCACCAGCAGGAAGGACCAGTTGGTCTTGGGCGTGACATTGACGCCGAGGAATTCGACGCCTGCGATGCGCATGCCTATTGCGCCGTGATGTTGGCGGTGGCGGCGAGGCGCTTCCACTGCGCGATGTCGCTGTCGATGCGCTGCTGGAATTCCGCCGGCGACGAGACCACCAGCGTGCCGCCGAGCAGTCGGATGCGGTCGGCCAGCTGCGCGTTCGGGCGCAGCTTCTCCAGTTCCGCAAGTAGCCGGTCGCGCACCGGCGCGGGCGTGCCCTTCGGTGCCAGCAGCCCGTTCCAGGCCACCGTCTCGAAGCCCGGCAGGCCGCTTTCGTGCACCGTAGGCGTGTCCGGCAGGTCGGGCAGGCGTGTCATCGACGTGACCGCCAACAGCTTCACCTCACCACTGCGTACCTGGGGCATGACGTTCACCAGGTTGCCGAAGGCGAGCGGCGCTTCCCCGGCGATTACCGCCTGCACCAGCGGCGGCGCGCCGCGATAGGGCACGTGCACGATATCGAGCCCGGCCTGCGACTTGAACAGCTCCATGTTCATGTGCGCCGAGGAGCCGACGCCGGCCGAGGCATAGTTGAAGCCGCCCGGCCGCGCACGCACCGCCGCGATCAGTTCGGCCACGTTTGCCACCGGCAGCACGAGGCTGTTCACGATCAGCGCATTCGGCCCCGTCACGAGCAGCGAAACGGGGTCGAAGGCAGTGGTCAGGTCATAGGGCAGGTCGCGATAGATCGCCGCATTGATGCCGTTCGACCCGGCATTGCCGAGCAGGAAGGCATAGCCGTCGGGCGTACTGCGGAAGGCGGCTTCGACGCCGATGCGTCCGCCTGCGCCGCCGCGGTTGTCGATCACGAAGGGCTGGCCGAGCGCGCCTTCCAGCAGCGGGCTGAACAAGCGCGCCGTCGTGTCGTTCCCGCTGCCGGGCGTGTCGGGCAGGATGATGCGTACCGGGCGCGTCGGCCAGGCCGCCTGCGCCAGCGCCGGCGCGACGACGCCTGCGGCGGCGAAGGCCGCGAGAAGGGTGCGACGGTGCGTCATGTCTCGTTCCTCCCGAGGCGACGCAGCGTGGCCCGAACCGCGGCCCGGTTCAACGTGCCCTTCGGGCCGCGTGGGTGCGATTGGGCCTGCCGGCACGCAGGCCTCGCGCCCAGCGTTGTCGTACGCGGTCGCAGCCACCTACTGCGAATCGCGCAGCCTCAGCCGCGACGCGTCCGCCCCCAGCCAGGATCCTCCGCCACCATCGCCGAGAGCCCGGCCTGCGCCAGCATCGCAGCGGTCGCGCCATCCGCGTCCTCGCGCACCGCGGCCTCGTCGACATGCGGCACCACCCGGTCGCGCATCAGGATATCGCCGGCCACAACCACGTCGCGCACATCGCCGCCACCGGCGAAGTACACCACGCGATGCACCGGCATGTTCGCCGGCAGCATGTGCGGCGCGTGCAGGTCCACGGTGATGATGTCGGCCTGCTTGCCGACTTCCAGGCTGCCGACGCGGTCCGCCATGCCGAGGCCCTTCGCGGCGTCGATGGTGATCATCTCCAGCGCCTTGCCCGGCGGCAGCAGGGATTCATCCCGCGCGGCGCGCTGGTGGTACCGCATGGCCTGGAACATGTGGCGGAACATGTCGGTGCTACGATCCGGCGCGGTGCCGTCGCTGCCCAGCATGACCGTGACACCCGCATCCATCATGGCAATCGCCGGGCAGAACCCGCGCACCGCGGCGATGGCGGACGGGTTGTGCACCACCGACGCTCCCGTGCGCACCAGCGTCGCGATGTCCTCCTCGGTGAGGTCGGTGCAATGCGACAGCCAGGCATCGGGGCCGAGCAGGCCGAACATGCGGTCGGCCATCTCGATCGACCCGCTGCGGTGGCCGTCCTGGTGGAACAGCGTACCGGCCTGCGTACCGATGTCGCGGATGACGCGGCCCTGCTCCTCGATCTCCGCCACCTTCGCCGGGTCGTGCGTCGCCTCGCGATAGACTGGCATCAGCGTCGCGCAGGTGATGCGACCCTTGCCGTGGTGGCGCTCCACCAGCGTCGCGATGGTTTCGGCCTGCTGTTCGAACGCCACGTCGCGCACCGTGCCGTCCACGCCGCGATAGGGGCGCGGGAAAGGCGGGCGCGTCGGGCCCAGCACCATGATGCGACGGATGCCGATGGCGTTCACACCCGCCACATGCGCATCGCCATGCGCCGGGTCGTCCACGCGGCCGATCGAATCGCCGCCGCCCAGCAACATGACCGACGTGGTGATGCCGAACTTCAGTTGTTCCAGCGCGGCCAGCGCTGCCTCCGCGCGCCAGAATTCCGGCGGCGAGGCGAGGGTGTAGATAATCCGGCAGGCTTCCGACCAGGCGGCGGAATCGCCACTGCCCATGGTCTTGACCAGGCCGTGCCCGGCATGGGCGTGGCCGTCGATCAGACCGGGCAGGATGGCCTTGCCGCGCGCATCGATGCGCTTCGGCGCGGCGTGCGCGGCCTCGACCTCGGCGCGCGGGCCGACCGCGACGATGGTGTCGCCCGTCACCGCTACCGCGCCATCTGCAATGACGCGGCGCGCCCCATCCATCGAGATGACGGTGCCGCCGGAAACCAGAAGATCAGCCATTCAATTCACCCGCACATGGCGCAGCCTCAGCCGATTGTCCGGCGACTGCGCGAGTTCGATATTCCGCCGCGCCGCCCAGACCACCGGCTGCTGGTGCAGCGGCACATGGGCGACCTCGCGCTTTTCAACCAGCAGTGCCTCGCGGATCAGCGCGCGGCGGCGCGTCTCGTCGCCTTCCTCGGCCACGCGATCCACCAGCGCGTCGAATTCCGCATTCGACCAGCGGCCCACGTTCAGCCCCGCGGTGCGGTCGGTGCGCGTGCGCAGCACCTCCGACAGCGTGGAATAGCTGTCCGCCAGCGGCAGCCCCGCATGGCCCAGCATGAACATCGACACGTCCAACGCATTGATGCGCCGCGACCAGACGTTGAGCGTCTCGAACTGCGGGATGATGCGGATGCCGACGCGCTGCAGCATGCCGGAGATCGCGATGCACAGCCGTTCGTCATAGACGTAGCGATCATTTGGGCAGGCCAGGCCGATCGAGAAGCCGTCCGGATACCCCGCCTCCGCCAGCAGGCGGCGCGACGCTTCCGGGTCGAACGGGAAGGTGCGCGTGTTGATGTCGTCTGGCGCGCCCGAAAGGAAGGGGCTCGCCATGGTGCCGGCGATCCAGGAATTGTTGCGCATGACCGACCGCCGCAGCGCCTCGACGTCGATCGCCTGGTAGATCGCGCGGCGCACGCGGATGTCCTTCAGCGGATTGCGCCCGCGGACGTCGGAATAGGCGAGCTCGTCGCGATGATGGTCGAAGCCGAGGTAGATCGTGCGCAGCTCCGGCCCCTGCACCACCTGCAGCCCGGCATTCGCCTCGACGCGCGGGATGTCCTGGATCGGCAGTTCCACCAGCGCGTCGATCTGCCCGCCGAGCAACGCCGCCGTGCGCGTGGCCGCGTTGCGGATTGGCTGGAAAGTCACCTGCGTCAGGTTGTGCTGCGGACGGTCCCACCAGGCCTCGAAGGGCACCAGCACGGTCGGGCCTTCGACCTCGCGTGATCGAATGCGGAAGGGGCCGGTGCCATTGGGCGTGCGCGTCGCCGCCCCTTCCTCGCGCTGAGAAAGGTTGGTGGCCGCCGTCGCGTTGTTCGCGGCCGCCCATCCGCTGTCCAGGATGTGCATCTGCGTCAGCGCGTTGAGCAGGATCGGGAAGGGGCGCTGCGTCTCGATCTCGACGGTCAGCGGGCCGGTCTGGCGCACCTCCTTGATGACGCCGCCCAGCACGCCGCGCGCCAGCGCACCGGGCGTGTTCAGGCGCTGCCAGGAAAACACGACATCCTCGGCGCCGAAGGTCTCGCCGCCGTGGAAGCGCACGCCTTCGCGCAGGTGGAAGCGCCACACCGTGGGCGAGACCACCTCCCACCGCATTGCCAGCGAGGGTTCCAGTTCGAGCCGCGGATTGTGACGCACCAGCGATTCGAACACGTTGTCGAGGAAAGCGTTGGTGAAGGTGTTGTTCGACGAATGCGGATCCAGCGTGAGGATGTCCGCCGCAAAGGACCAGGTGAAGCTGCGCGCGACAGCGGGCGTGGCGGCCGCCAGCATGAAGGCCGCTGCGGCGGCGGGGATCAGGCGCATGGTCGAGGCCTCCGGGTCGGTGCGGCGCTCAGGCTCATGCCGCGATGGCGCCGTCGTCAACGGGGGTGATCAGCCGGCGTCGAGCTGCAGACCCTCGCGACGGATCACTTCAGCCCATTTCGTGGTCTCGCTGCGTACGAAAGCGGCGAAGGCCTCGGCATTGCCGGGCATGCCCACGCCGCCCAGATCGGCGAAGCGGCGCTGAGTGTCGGGCAGGGCCAGCAGCGCCATCACCTCGGCGTTCAGGCTGGTGACGATCTCGGGCGGCAGGCCGGCGGGACCGAACAGGCCGAACCAGGTGTTCACGTCGTAGGTCGCGAGTTCGGGCATCGTCTCGCGCATGGCCGGCACGTCGGGCAGCAGCGGGTGGCGATCGGCGCTGGTCACCGCCAGCGCACGCACGCGCCCAGCCTGGATATGGCCGATGATGCCGGTCAGGTTGTCGATCAGGAAGGCGACGTTGCCGGACAGGATTTCGATCTGTGCCGGCGCGGATCCGCGATGCGGTACGTGGATCGCCTGCGCGTTCAGCAGTTGCAGCATCAGCACGGGCGAGAGATGCGTCGACTGCCCCACGCCGGTGGATGCATACGGGATCTCGCCCGGCCGCGCGCGCAGCAGGGCGGCCAGTTCCGCCACCGTGCGCGCCGGCACGTTCGGGTTCACCACCAGCACGTTCGGTCCGCGGATGGTGCCCGCGATCGGCGCGATCTGTTCGGCGCGATAGGGCAGGTTGCGGAACAGCGCATAGGCGATCGCCTGCGGCCCGATATTGCCGAGCATCAGCGTGGTGCCGTCCGGGCGCGCGCGCACCATCTCGAGCGTGCCGATGGTGCCGCCGCCGCCGGCGCGGTTCTCGACCACGACCGGCGTGCCCCAGCGAGTCAGCAGGAACTGCGCGAGCAGCCGCGCCATGATGTCGGTGGTGCCGCCCGCCGCGGCGGGCACGATGATGCGCACCTGGCCGGCTGGCCGCCAGGACTGCGCGCGCACGGCCA from Roseomonas fluvialis encodes the following:
- a CDS encoding Bug family tripartite tricarboxylate transporter substrate binding protein: MARATRRAALAAPLAALPLAVRAQSWRPAGQVRIIVPAAAGGTTDIMARLLAQFLLTRWGTPVVVENRAGGGGTIGTLEMVRARPDGTTLMLGNIGPQAIAYALFRNLPYRAEQIAPIAGTIRGPNVLVVNPNVPARTVAELAALLRARPGEIPYASTGVGQSTHLSPVLMLQLLNAQAIHVPHRGSAPAQIEILSGNVAFLIDNLTGIIGHIQAGRVRALAVTSADRHPLLPDVPAMRETMPELATYDVNTWFGLFGPAGLPPEIVTSLNAEVMALLALPDTQRRFADLGGVGMPGNAEAFAAFVRSETTKWAEVIRREGLQLDAG